Proteins from a genomic interval of Capsicum annuum cultivar UCD-10X-F1 chromosome 4, UCD10Xv1.1, whole genome shotgun sequence:
- the LOC107869892 gene encoding receptor kinase-like protein Xa21, which translates to MVGSLPLEIGNLKAVTKMDLSMNQFSNEIPREIGGLQNLVHLSLRHNKLQGSIPDSISNMVGLEFLDLSHNNISGNIPKSLEKLQNLKYFNISFNKLYGEIPSGGPFKNLSSQFFIHNEALCGSSRFSVPPCLTSSKNRSNRKRLLVLFLLLGLASLFVPIILVFLWIRYRRGKRAPQQADSLSTITQERISYYELLQATDALSESNFIGSGSFGSVYKGVLRSGTAIAVKVFNLQLDAAFKGFDTECEVLRSLRHRNLVKVITSCSNLDFKALVLDYMPNGSLEKYLYSHSYFLDIKQRLSIMMDVACALEYLHHGCSSPVIHCDVKPSNVLLDEDMVAHLSDFGISKLLGEDESDLYTKTLATLGYIAPEYGQDGLVSTKCDVYSYGIMLLETFTRRKPSEFEGDLSLKHWVSYSLPDSVMDVADSNLVSPMDNHLKKKLDCVTSIMKVALDCCAESPARRTNMKDVVGMLQKIRIQLLAC; encoded by the exons ATGGTAGGTTCTTTACCTCTagaaattggaaatctaaagGCGGTAACCAAGATGGATCTATCGATGAATCAATTCTCAAATGAAATTCCTAGAGAAATTGGAGGCTTGCAAAATCTGGTGCACCTTTCTTTGAGACACAACAAGTTGCAAGGATCTATACCTGACTCAATTAGCAACatggtaggtttggaattcctagacCTTTCTCATAATAATATATCTGGAAACATTCCTAAGTCTTTGGAGAAGCTTCAAAACTTgaagtatttcaatatttctttcaacAAATTGTATGGTGAAATACCCTCGGGAGGCCCTTTCAAGAACCTCTCGAGTCAGTTTTTCATCCACAATGAAGCATTGTGTGgttcttcaagatttagtgtcccGCCATGCCTCACTTCATCAAAGAACAGATCAAATAGGAAAAGATTgctagttctttttcttttgctaggACTTGCAAGTTTGTTTGTTCCTATCATATTAGTGTTTTTATGGATAAGGTATAGAAGAGGTAAAAGAGCTCCTCAACAAGCTGATTCATTATCTACCATAACACAAGAAAGAATTTCATACTATGAATTGCTCCAAGCAACTGATGCACTTAGCGAGAGTAATTTTATTGGTTCTGGGAGTTTTGGCTCTGTATACAAAGGTGTTCTCAGAAGTGGAACTGCCATTGCAGTTAAAGTGTTCAATCTGCAACTGGATGCGGCATTCAAGGGTTTTGATACGGAATGTGAAGTTTTGCGTAGCCTTCGCCATAGGAATCTCGTAAAAGTCATTACTAGTTGTTCCAATCTTGATTTCAAGGCTTTAGTTCTCGATTATATGCCTAATGGGAGTCTTGAGAAGTATTTGTATTCTCACAGCTACTTCCTCGACATCAAGCAGAGACTAAGCATAATGATGGATGTGGCATGTGCTTTGGAATATCTTCACCATGGGTGCTCATCGCCTGTGATTCACTGTGACGTAAAGCCTAGTAACGTCTTgctggatgaggatatggttgcACATCTAAGCGACTTTGGCATTTCAAAACTTCTTGGTGAAGATGAGAGTGATTTATACACAAAAACATTAGCAACATTGGGTTATATTGCACCAG AGTATGGACAAGATGGATTAGTGTCTACTAAATGTGACGTGTATAGTTATGGAATCATGTTGCTGGAAACATTTACTAGGAGAAAGCCTAGTGAGTTTGAGGGAGATCTTAGCTTGAAGCACTGGGTGAGTTATTCACTTCCTGATTCAGTAATGGATGTTGCGGATTCCAACTTGGTTTCACCGATGGATAATCACTTGAAGAAGAAGTTAGATTGTGTAACATCAATCATGAAAGTGGCACTAGATTGCTGTGCTGAATCTCCAGCAAGACGGACAAACATGAAAGATGTTGTAGGGATGCTACAAAAGATCAGAATTCA
- the LOC124885334 gene encoding leucine-rich repeat receptor-like serine/threonine-protein kinase At1g17230 produces the protein MEKAFTFFLLTLFLLMARFPVNFGNLSFLVSLDLRSNNFHGNLPQEMARLHWLKFLDLSFNNFIGDVPSWFRFLHQLQVLKIGHNSFTGSIPSSFSNISKLETLNMGYNSIEGQIPKLIGSLINLRELNMRGNKLIGSIPLSLSNASRLETLDISYNSLQGNIPEGIGNLHNMNWLSLQYNQLSGPFTISNISRVEFIEFTGNSLSGSLPNGLCNGLPILKGLYLSTNKLHGHMPTSLSNCSQLQLLDLSENEFDGPIHSEIGRLSNLQTLYLGTNHFTGIIPQEIGNLVNLAELAMEKNQITGSVPISIFNISSLQILSAWQNNLSGFLPREIGNLTDMQHLQISGNKLIGEIPKEISNLVELEELDLGFNSLSGSLSPNMCSILSNIEELYLGNLTNLVGTIPHSISNCSKLTKLDLSGNKLTGLIPCSLGYLTHLCILPVSVGNFSTSLIKFYANNCKIKGIIPNDFGNLSSLLDLDLSENSLVLSIPKTIGNLRNLQRFNLPFG, from the exons ATGGAGAAAGCCTTCACATTTTTTCTCTTAACACTCTTCTTGCTTATG GCAAGATTCCCCGTGAATTTTGGGAATCTCTCATTTCTTGTTTCTCTCGACTTGCGAAGCAACAATTTCCATGGAAATTTGCCTCAAGAAATGGCACGCTTGCATTGGcttaagtttcttgatttaagttTCAACAACTTCATAGGGGATGTTCCCTCTTGGTTTAGGTTTTTACACCAACTTCAAGTTCTAAAAATTGGACATAATAGTTTCACTGGTTCCATTCCTTCTTCATTTTCTAATATTTCCAAACTTGAGACTTTGAATATGGGATACAATTCCATAGAGGGACAAATACCAAAATTGATTGGAAGTCTTATAAACCTAAGAGAATTAAACATGAGGGGTAACAAGCTCATAGGTTCTATTCCTCTGTCACTCTCAAATGCCTCAAGGTTGGAGACTTTAGATATATCTTATAATTCACTTCAAGGAAACATCCCAGAAGGGATCGGCAATCTTCATAACATGAACTGGTTGTCCCTACAATATAATCAACTTTCGGGACCATTTACAATTTCCAATATTTCTAGGGTCGAATTCATTGAATTTACTGGCAATAGCTTATCAGGAAGTCTTCCCAATGGTTTATGCAATGGTCTCCCAATACTCAAAGGGCTTTATTTATCCACAAACAAGCTTCACGGTCATATGCCTACAAGCTTGTCAAATTGCTCACAACTTCAACTATTGGATTTATCAGAAAATGAGTTTGATGGACCAATACATAGTGAAATAGGAAGACTGAGTAACTTGCAGACATTGTATCTCGGAACTAACCATTTCACTG GGATAATTCCACAAGAAATTGGAAATCTTGTTAATTTGGCAGAGTTAGCCATGGAGAAAAACCAGATTACCGGCTCTGTCCCGATCTCCATATTCAATATCTCATCGCTGCAAATTTTGTCAGCGTGGCAGAACAATCTTAGTGGATTCTTACCACGGGAGATTGGCAACTTAACCGACATGCAACATCTACAGATTAGTGGAAATAAGCTTATAG GTGAAATACCCAAAGAGATAAGCAATCTCGTTGAGTTGGAGGAACTTGATCTTGGGTTTAATAGTCTATCAGGAAGCCTCTCACCAAACATGTGTTCTATCTTATCCAACATTGAAGAGCTTTATCTGGGAAACTTAACCAATCTTGTTGGGACTATTCCTCATTCCATCtccaattgttcaaaacttaCTAAACTAGACCTTTCAGGCAACAAACTCACTGGATTGATTCCTTGTTCTCTTGGATATTTGACTCATTTATG CATTCTTCCAGTTTCTGTAGGGAACTTTTCCACATCTCTTATAAAATTTTACGCCAACAATTGCAAGATCAAAGGGATAATTCCAAATGATTTTGGGAACTTAAGCAGCTTATTAGACCTTGATCTTTCTGAAAACAGCTTGGTTTTATCGATTCCCAAAACAATTGGCAACTTGAGAAACCTTCAGCGCTTCAACTTGC CATTTGGGTGA